The following proteins are encoded in a genomic region of Nicotiana sylvestris chromosome 4, ASM39365v2, whole genome shotgun sequence:
- the LOC138889185 gene encoding phenylcoumaran benzylic ether reductase TP7-like, with protein sequence MDVDKANTVEPVKSLVDAKAQIRRATEAEGIPYTYVSSDCLDGFFLANLVQPEATAPPRDKIIIPGDGNVKAVFNEEHDIGTYTIKAVDDPRTLNKTLYIKPPKNTLSFNELVAMWEKMIGKTLEKIYIPEEQILKDINSQ encoded by the exons ATGGATGTTGATAAGGCCAATACAGTGGAACCAGTAAAGTCTTTAGTTGATGCAAAAGCCCAAATTCGTAGAGCTACCGAGGCTGAAGGAATTCCTTATACTTATGTCTCCAGCGACTGTTTAGATGGTTTTTTCTTAGCAAATTTGGTCCAACCAGAAGCCACTGCTCCCCCTAGAGACAAAATCATCATTCCTGGAGATGGAAACGTTAAGG CTGTGTTCAATGAGGAACATGACATTGGCACCTACACTATTAAAGCTGTTGATGACCCGAGAACGTTGAACAAAACCCTCTATATTAAGCCTCCCAAAAACACACTATCGTTCAATGAGTTAGTGGCTATGTGGGAGAAAATGATTGGTAAAACTCTGGAGAAAATCTATATTCCAGAGGAGCAAATTCTCAAAGACATCAATAGTCAGTAa